The following coding sequences are from one Pigmentibacter sp. JX0631 window:
- a CDS encoding HAD family hydrolase: protein MKSIKNLLLDLDGTLVNLDEIKAKLYFVSKAILWKEFNTSPIRILYSFLTFKERIISNPNEVLIYQKAINGFSESMNISITKSEKLLNNFLEVTFPLLKKYFTLIPEANNFINWAKNKYTLFLATNPFWPPEYVSLRLQWAGIDVNAFKFISHSKNMNYSKHSKKYFQDLLSRNKLNSQECLMIGNKLSLDGNAREVGMNVFIVNLEKKKKKFLGRNPLKNFESKPINFGQYSNLIEYLERNSKCLL, encoded by the coding sequence ATGAAAAGTATAAAAAACTTACTTTTAGACCTAGACGGGACTTTAGTTAATTTAGATGAAATAAAAGCAAAGCTTTACTTTGTTTCAAAAGCAATTTTATGGAAAGAATTTAATACCTCTCCAATTCGTATTCTTTACTCTTTCTTGACATTTAAGGAGAGAATTATATCGAATCCAAATGAAGTGCTTATTTATCAAAAAGCTATTAATGGATTTTCTGAATCTATGAATATATCTATTACTAAAAGTGAGAAATTATTAAATAATTTCTTAGAGGTAACTTTTCCCTTGTTAAAAAAATATTTTACTCTAATTCCTGAGGCAAATAATTTTATTAATTGGGCAAAAAATAAATACACTTTATTTTTAGCAACAAATCCGTTTTGGCCACCTGAATATGTAAGTCTGAGATTGCAATGGGCGGGTATAGATGTAAATGCATTTAAGTTCATTTCACATTCAAAAAATATGAATTACTCAAAACATTCTAAAAAATATTTTCAGGATTTGCTGTCAAGAAATAAATTAAATTCACAAGAGTGCTTAATGATAGGAAATAAATTATCACTCGATGGAAATGCTAGAGAAGTTGGAATGAATGTTTTTATTGTAAATTTAGAGAAGAAAAAAAAGAAATTTCTTGGAAGGAATCCATTAAAGAATTTTGAATCAAAGCCTATTAATTTTGGTCAATATAGCAACTTAATTGAATACTTAGAAAGGAATTCTAAATGTTTATTGTAG
- a CDS encoding AAA family ATPase, translated as MFIVVTGPDGSGKTTVCNKLQFFLSEKLNERSITIASVWDQYEELFASQEHAQTYLKNLKGSSRSYFIFHAVQRSLELARERKKKIIIMDSYWYKYVVSEIALGSKKEILYQIANLFPIPDLTIYLDISAELALKRKKEISNYEQGIAKGKNSEEKFLNFQNSLRPVWKEIEGQFGPWFSISANQNCEKIIESMFSIYQKKVA; from the coding sequence ATGTTTATTGTAGTAACTGGACCTGATGGCTCTGGGAAAACAACCGTATGCAATAAGCTGCAATTTTTTTTGTCAGAAAAATTGAATGAACGTTCAATTACTATCGCTTCTGTTTGGGATCAGTATGAAGAGTTGTTTGCTAGTCAAGAACATGCGCAAACATATTTAAAAAATTTGAAAGGTTCTTCCCGTTCTTATTTTATATTCCATGCTGTACAAAGATCTTTAGAACTTGCACGTGAAAGAAAAAAGAAAATTATTATCATGGATTCTTATTGGTATAAGTATGTTGTTAGCGAAATAGCATTGGGTTCAAAAAAAGAAATTCTTTATCAAATAGCAAATCTTTTTCCAATTCCTGATTTGACAATTTATTTAGATATTTCAGCTGAATTGGCTTTAAAAAGAAAAAAAGAAATTTCTAATTATGAACAAGGAATAGCTAAAGGTAAAAATAGTGAAGAGAAATTTTTAAATTTTCAAAATTCATTACGTCCCGTTTGGAAAGAAATTGAAGGTCAATTTGGTCCTTGGTTTTCAATATCAGCTAATCAAAACTGCGAAAAAATAATTGAAAGTATGTTTTCTATTTATCAAAAAAAGGTTGCATAA